In the genome of Brachypodium distachyon strain Bd21 chromosome 3, Brachypodium_distachyon_v3.0, whole genome shotgun sequence, the window TTACAGTGTAAATCAACAGtgcaagaagaaagaaatctATATACCAAATGTTCGTGACATATTTTGGTGGTTGTCTTGTCTACTAAATGCTTTGTTCGAGGCTTCCTGAACACGGTTAgaatatgtttttcttttgtaattCCTTGTGTTTGTGGCGATGCTGGCCATGATCGACCGAGTGCCTGGTAAGCGTTATCCGTTTGAAGGTGTTGGTACACCTGGAATGTTTTGGATAGCTGTTGCGTCCTACATTAAGTTGGGTCCGTGTGAATGTGTCCtacacttcttctttttttttttttgcgaaaaggTGACCGATCTattaataatcatcaacatcagttaaaaataataaaattacAAACAAGTTCTTAGATCACTCGGTGGTGGCAGCAACAAAGCACTGGAGTATTTCCATTACATGTTTATATATAGCCTCTTTGAAATCTCACGAAATGCCATTTATCTTTAAATCATAGAAACAAATAGCGCGCTATTTGGCCACAATAGCGGCGCTACAGCGGTAAGGAAGTCTCGGCGCGATGCTATGGCAGTTGCCGGGAAATCTACGCTAACCTCTAATTTTGCATTAATTTCTTCATTATATAATGGATAAGTTTAGATCTGGCGCTAATTTTTTGTACGTGACGGTGCGATAGCGGGCGCTATTGCGGCTAGAGGATGCCGCCGCGAAATGATTTAGCGCGCGATTTAAAACCTTGCTTTAAATGCATTGTAcgttcgtaaaaaaaaaatcgttgACTTCTTGTGCCATTCTCCTTGTTCCGTCTTCCTACCAGAACTATATTCAAATGACCCACCCCTTTCACAATTTGATATAGAGATTCTCTGCGACTCTGCCTGTATCCACACGTTGCAGAACTATCGCACGATTCATTTGACTGCCGCGTGAACCCCACCGGTCTTTAGCGGATGTTGAAAGTTCGCACATACCGATAGGATCGGTTTTTGTGTAGTTTCCACACTTTTGTGTCCTTTTGACACTTATCATGTACAAGTGTATTTTCCactttttttctaaaaaaaatatattttccacTTGACAACTCCCAAAGTCTGTCTCGGAGGTTTGTTTCAGTAAAGCGTGCTGCTGCCACGACGCGTTTGGACCACGCGAATGTTGAAATCACACTGGTACTAGTAGTAGAATCGAAACACCGGTCGCGCCAACTATTATGCTCGGCGCCGAAACGAAACATTCCCCGGAAAGCGAAAACAAAGACTCCTGCGCCGCTCCTCACGTTTCCGAAGCTGCCCCTGACCTTCTTGTAGCCCCACCTGGGCATCCTGTCCACGCACACGCGCATCTCCTCGAGGGCATTTCCGTCAAACCGTACCAGCTAATGGGGGCAAACGCAGAgaggagaaaacaaattaaataaGGAGCAGCTCGCTCCAACCTCCTCTCGAATTCTCGAAATAAACCGAAGAAAAAGGAGAACGCAAGCACTTTCCTGTCCCTATCCGTCCCCGCGCTCCGTCCGAATTGCTCCCACAAATTCCGCGGCGCCGGATCGAGGTAATGTTTCCTCGCACTCGCAATTCATTCGTTCTCCCACTCTCTGTGCGATGCTGCGAGTGGCGGTTGGTGATTTCGGTTTGTTggagcgacgaggaggagtggGGAAAAAgtaaggggaggaggaggagccgtgCTGCGGAAAGGCGCCGGTTCGTGTGGGCTAGTGGTAATCATTCGGTTCGGTTTGCGTAGCATAGAATTCGACGAGCGGGCTGCTGATCTGGAGTTCGGAGTTGGTGTGCAGATTATGGTTCGGGCAAATTTGCAGGTGTTCAAGTTTGTGTAGCTGCTGGTAGTAGGATTGGATACACTCATACTAGTGCTGCCCGCTGTGTCCATTTTAGCTCAAAAGTGTGCAGCATATccccgcaaaagaaaaatgtatgtaGCATATGGCAGTTATTCATTTAGGTGGGGAATTGATTCTATTGCTTGATGGATGGGGCGAGTGCTGAGTTACGTACCAAAGACAGCTGGGGACAGGTTGAGATGGAATTGGttagcatcttcttcttcgaaAATGTGTTGTCCTGTATTAATTATTGAAGGGAATGATTGAGGCTCTTATCCTTGTGATGGAGATAGAATTACTCCTTTATATTTCCAGGAAATCGAGTGGGATATTTATGGTCATCGTTTTATTCTGTTATGTAGGCTCATTCGAGTAGtttcaaattcttcaagaTGAGCACCAAGATCACCataacctacaagaggaagcATGGTCTGTCGCACGCCCTGACAGTTGATAGTGTGATTCCTGatcctcctcctgcttctAGCAGTGTGGTTACCAGCAGTGAAGCCCCAAAGCACAGGGCGGATGCCGATGACAGCATGTTAAATGAAGATGATTCCGTGAGGAACCTTGCCTTGCCCTTTTTCTTATCCATGTACAGTTATTGATTTTTGATGTTATTTCCATTGCATGTGGTTTTCCACATCCGTTCTGCCGCGACTAGTTTCCCCGCCTTTCTGAGATGGCAATAGAACCACTACTAATTTTCTCGCCTTTTCTAAGTTGGCAATAGAACCACTACTGATTTTCGTGAGGGCATACAAGTTGCTGCATCCAACAGTGCATTTGAGCTACATGTTTTCAGAATTCCATTTATGTGTAGGACATTGTACAGTGCCAATATGATGTAAACATTTGTGCCTTATAGTCTCAATTCCATATGATACTTTTTCAGTATATGTGTAAGTTGATCTTCTACCTTCTTTTGCATCTGGAAAATTGGCAGGCTACATCAATCAAGAACCAGGATGCCTGCAAGTCAGTGCAACAAAGTGTCAAAGAAAATACACCCAAGGCATTTGTGCATGGATCAGAGAAAGAACAAGCTAGATTTCTGTTATCTGAATCATTGCCATGGATTCAGCAACCTGAGATTAGTTGTGCCACCAGCCTCCAAATAAGAGAGGCATGTCAGAATAAATTACAGTGCACCAATGATGCAGATGATCCAATTCTTGCTTCCAGTTCTTTGTGTGATCTCAGACAAGACGGCGGCACATCtagtcaagcagaagattctaCCAATCCTGCTGGAGTAAATTTTCATCAAGGGCTGAAAGATACTGCAAGACCTAGTCAATGTAAGAGCAGATTTAGTCCTCTGCTCACCTTCCATAGGCGTGTTAAAAGGAAAATTAATTTGGACGAACCAGCAGAGGAAATTTATTCAAAAGATATTGGCAAACAGTGCTTAACACTGACATGCAGCCCAGCAAGTTCGTCCTTTAATGCTGCGGCCTTGCACAAAGAAACTTGTGGCAACTCTTTGGATACTGGAGAGACGGTATGCTTTCTCACTCATCTCACTTGTACTCTGCTGCAACAATGATAAAGTTCCGTTAAACTCTTTACTCCTATTCGTGGTTCTATATGTTCTTGACATTGTTATTTGATTGGGTACGAGGGTTGGGATACAGTAACAAGGTGGACATTTGAAGTTCAAATTGAATGGAAGTTAACTCCCTTGCCGTTGTGTGAAATAGCCAGACCGCGACTCTGTCCATACTTGTTgctgtttttatttatttcagaaTCTGATACTCTGGTATTATGCCATCATGGTAATTTGAAAACATATGTTCGTATACTCTCATTTATATacaaatttatatttttctgtttcaAAAAGGCTTCCTACAATTTTGGCTAGCTGACAAACAAGAATATTATAGCTATTAGTTTCTTATtatagatactccctccgtcccaagtTAATtagagacggagggagtatgatttttCACATATGTACAATAACTGAATTTGCAGGCTAGAAAAACTGATATGTAGCCATGACATAGATGACCAGATGCTTAAGTACTGAAATTTTTCATGCTCCAAACCAGCTGCTCACAGTCATTAGTAACTTTTATTATTAGAAGCACATGTCACATGTATCAGTGGGACTAGATGGTCTACAGCATGATGCCTAAAGGCTTCCAAACTCCACATATAGCATTAACTCTATCACACATTTTGTGTGCATATTTATTTCCCATGGCTACTTTCCTAGTAAACTTAACTAGCCAAggctttatttttttaatccatTATAGACATTTTGATTGAACGAAGCAAGAATAATTGTAGCTTGCATTTAAACTGAGAAAAATGTATTTGTTGATAGGTAACTGCAGCAGAAACTAGTACTGGACTAACTGTTCCAGCTGAACAAAAAAGGTAAGGAACTTGTGTTTCTGAGCACTGTGATCTGACTTTGGAGTGATATTATTGGTAAATTCACATGTGCAAAGAATTAATTCAATGCTCCTTTTGTAGTTCGCATGTATTAAAGTCTACGCTACAGCATACGGTTCTCCCACAGTGTGCTGAAAATGTAAACCAATGCTTAATTCCAGAACGTGATGGTACACAAGTGTCTGAGTTCACTAGTGTACGAGATATCAGTGAGACAGATGTGAGAATGGAGGACTCAAGCAAAATCCCATCACATGTTATTAAAGCACCCGAAGTTGTCGAAGTGAAGGAGAACAGACATGGTAACAGACAAACTAGTCCTATCCAGTCACCAAGGCAAAACAATAAATTTAAATAGGTTGAAACTAACCAATGTATCTGCTTACAGATGATCCATTGGAATCTGAGGACTCGACAAAACATATTCCAATAATTCTTTTGGATGGTGATACTGATGAGAGGGGTAAAGAGCAGGAAAATCCAGAGGTTCTTGATCAAATGGTCAACAAAAGCAGATTTACTTTAGGGAAGATCAACCTGAATTGTGCTGAATTACCTCAAGAAAGGCTTCTTAATTTGGATGACTTGTCAGTGCAAAGGCTCCCAGATCAGGTGAGGTCAAATAGTCATAAAACTGGCCCATCTTGTACGAAGTATTTTCTTAGCAGTTTGCCATGCGCTGGGAATCTCCATGTCTCTCACGTACTGCATAGATTAATAAGCCTATCTTTTTTCCCTCCTCAATCATAAAAAGTGGTACCTTTCATTTCAAATGAGGTtgcttttcttgttcttgacaTTTTGTCTGCGGGTGGTTTACAGACTGTATTTTGTTTTATATTAGTTGCAGTCAGTCTTGTTTACTGTTCATAAGCTTGATACATGTATCATATATATACTTATGTGTCACATTTTTCTACTTTTCAGGATCATTTTGGTACTGAACGAAAACAAGTCTCTCTACCAATTGAAAGGTTGTTTTTTACAAAGGAGAAAGATAGCATCCATGGTAAACAACAACATCAAGAAGGAACCTCAACCATGCCTACTCTCTACTCAAATTTCTTTGATCCTACTCCGTCATTGAATGTTGGGAGTTTGAAGGAACCAAGCAGCATGCCTTCAGAACTTAAATTCAGAATAATGGATAAGGTTCCTGAGTTCAGTTTAGACCTTAGTTTGGATAGTTTTGGGGACAGTAATGTGTCTGCCCTGAGGCACGATAAGTTGTTTCGTGGAGGCAACTCCAGTGGATCTGATTTACTGACAGAAAGACTCGGTACATACTCCTACAAAAGGCGCCCAGCTCCCTGGTCAGAAGAAGAATTAGATTTTCTATGGATTGGAGTTAGGAGGTATGGAATCAATAACTGGAAAGCAATGCTGAGGGATACACGGCTGCGGTTCTCAAACTCAAGAATAGCAGAGGATCTTGCTAAGCAATGGGATAAGGAGCAAAAGAAGCTTCTGGGTGTAGATATCTTTCAATCAGTTAGAGCATCTGCTCTAGGTCCTGCACCATCTCCACATATATCTGACGATTATGTCGGAAGCAGTTCATGCTCTGGATGTTCAAAGTCTCCATTTCTTGCAGCCCAAACTAAGCTTTCCTTGAGTGATTTGTACCTTCGGAATTCTCATGCTTCGGAAAGAGGCCATCATCACTTATCAAGCCTGGGCAGATTAAACCTTCATGGAGTTGACAAGGGGCCGAGAAATTTGTCTCTGGGAGGCTTCCCTACGGCTTCTTCCTCATATGGAAGAAGTAGCAGCAGGCGCAGAAAGTCGTCCAAATTTCACAAGTCATACTATGACAGCAGAACACATCGGTGCCAAGAAGCACCGGAAAGGGTGTCTCGGCTCTTTCCAATGAACCAACAACTAATCAACGGCCTTCCACAGTGGCTTACGAAGGATGTCGAGACCGGTACAAGCCGGCTTAACCCAGGGATGTGGCCAAGCATGCCGGCGCCAGGTCATTCCGCAGCAGATCCACATAATGATAGTCTGAGAGCTGCTTGCATGTTCCCTGATGACACGAAACCATATTTTAAAAGTTGGGCTGCTGCTATTGCAGGGCCGAATAGCATCACCGCGAGCGACAATGGTGCGTCTTCTGAAGAAACCGTATCAGACAGCTGAGTCCCAGTGTCTACAGCAAGCAGAGCTGAAGCTGCAGACGAACGACACCCAACCCCAGGATTTCACGGTGCCGAAAACCATGCTCTTGCCTGCCACAAGGATTAGCACTCAATTGATCTGTAATAGTGCTAGTTCGTTTAGTTACTCTGAACTTACAAGCTAGCTGAGACAGTGTATGGTTCTGCTGATGTACTTGTGCTAATGAGTGATCCTTCTGATTTGGAGAATTTGGCAGCTCCGCAAtgatgtactctctccgttcaacaaaagatgtctcaagtttgttaaaatttagatgCATTTAGACATGAcatagtgtatagatgcattcaaatttagtcaaaattgagacatcgtTTGTTGGACGTAGGAAGTAACACATTTTGTTTTGATAAGAAACAAGGATGTAGCACTTCTATTGACGCGAAGGTACTTATGCAGCTATGCTGATACTTTATTTGCAATTGCTCACAAGGATGGCAGAATCCAACAGTTGAGGATTGGGTCCAGCCTGCGGGTCgcataggattttttttgcgaagcGGAAGCAGCAAGGCTAgatcaaattaaaaaaaaaacagggagaGAGAAGGTGAGACGAGGCGACGAGGATGACGTGCGGGGCCGAGCAGGCGCGGGGACCAGGAGGCAGCGAGTGAAAGGGCGCAGCACGTGGTGCGGGCGAGCGCGGGGCGCCCGCGCGCGTGGgcgggaggagcagcgcaAGGCAGGGCCCGTAGGGGTGCGTGGCGGTTGGCGAGAGGAGAATCCGGAGACGAGGGAAGGAGATCGACGCGCGTGCCGCTAGGTCAACTAAAGCGTGGGGCCAGCATGGTgcgggcccatgcggccagcgAGACGGGCAGCATTGCGCGCGGGAGAAAAGAGCAGAAAGGGCTCGAGGCAGAATCGATCAGGGGAGATGGGATCCGAAGCAGGATTGATCAGGGGCAAACGTCGGGcgctagtgttttttttttttttttttttaagaacccCTGCTGTTCATTAAAAACAAGTAGGCACAGAAGACCTACAGTTTACAACCCGATAAAACAGACAGACACAAAGAAGTTGGAAAATTACAACCATGTCCAAGAACACGTGTCCGGCTTCCAAGCAAAGAGGAGCCACGTGTCCAGAGAAGCACATCGGGTTGACACGTGCTCCAACTTCTCCCTCGCCACCGACTGAGTCGCACGCCACCAGCGACGAGCGAGCTGCCAGCCGCCACCGGCCAACGAGGTGCCCACCGGAACAGAAGGCCTCCGCGAACACTGGAGGCAAATGATGTTGACGATGCCATATATCTTGACTAATCCACTGCATTGACAACCACAGCATCAAAGCCCCTGAAATGGGCAAGAACCACCATACAGAGATCAAAGTAAAGCCTCCATCTCCGATCCGTTGATGTCCCAGTCCAAGACCGCCTGGCAGGCCTCCGGTCTGGAGGTTGAGAGGAACAAAGAACATCAAACGAACAGATCCGACAAAGGCCAGCCCTGCTCTAGTGCAAGAGATTGAAAATAGAAACTTCACTGGAGTAGAGAGGAGGGGAGACCAAGAGATGCAAAAGATAAATTTGCCTTCCCTCCCAGCCAGCCCGCATGATCTCCTAGGAGGAGAGATCTGCACTAACACAAGGGGATCTCCAGAGAGAATAACTTCATTGAAACCACTCCGGAAGTTCAAAGAACGGCAAGCAGCAAGGGTCTTGGGGAAGAAAAGAACGAACACACAGCACTAGATCCGGCTAACAATAGAACCAAGAAATCACTGAAATCCAGGACTGGATGGAGGCGGTTATTTAGGAGGGGATCAAGGGAAGAAATGGAACCAGAGCTATCATTGCCGGAGAACTCGGCGTTGACAGCAGCTGCGAAAAAATCTCTTCGAGAGGACCATCGGAGCCTCAAATCCGGTGATGCAGATCCGCAGGAACAAGCCCCTAAGGCAACTAACTTAATATACATAGTAAGGAGAAGACCAAGCCGAGCCTCCTCCCCCCGTCCTCTTCGAGCGGCGAggccgccggagaggaagggaagaggagacggcggcggaggaggggctCGGAGCTGTAGCAAGGCTGGGATGAGAGGAATAGAAGAAGGGGGGAAATGAGCCCTTCCCACGTCGCGGCGCTAGTTGGTTGGAGTAAAGAGCTGACAGTGCCCTTCCTCCCGAGGTTTGTTGGCAGGGAATTTTCCTCCGATATAATGGGACCGACGTATCCAGAATTTGTTGAAATTAATTAGAAAAATACATTTCAAGATGACCGGCCTGAAAACCCTTAGTGCTTGTTCGTTTTACTTGTAATTCCTTGGATTGAGAGGGATTAAAGGGAACTGAACTAAAATAACTCTTAATCCCTGTGGATCCCTTGGTTTTGTGGGTTTTGGGTGGAAACAAACGGGACCTTAGGGTTTTGCTACTCCAATCTGCTGGCGCCGGCCAGACCGCCGCGGTCGGTTATGTGGCCGACAGGACCTGTCGACCGTTGCTCTGGTGCACCTTGGGGTCGACCTCGCTGAAGGCAGGTGGatcgcggccgccggcgtgcAGGACCTCATTGCCGCCGATCGCCTCCCCAACACTCTCGATTTCTCGCTTGCCTACGTCACAGTGGATGGCTCTAGCCGCTCATCTCTCGACGGCTCTCGGGATGGCGTCATCGGTTACCTCGCTGACGCCGATTCCCTCAGTTCCTGCCGCGCGTCTTCTTCTGCCGGTCCCTGCCGCGCGTCCTTGTTCGTCAGTTCCCTCGGTGCCCTTTGGTGGTATTAGTGTTTGAGTTTAAATGCGTTCATAGTATATATTAAATCCATTTTTCTAACATAACTGATATAGTTGATTTACCTCAGTACAATGCTCATCAAACATTAAATTCTATCAGTGCAGTTTTATGTTAACTAACTTTGTTAAcatttcgcaaaaaaaatccatattaTAAAACATAGAAATTATTCCAAATAAACGATTTAAGTTTGAATTTTAGTAAACATTTAAATATATTTCTAAGTTATAATAATTTATAATAATTGTGATGTgactttttctcatttgtatTTATTGCTAATACTGAAATACTGCGTTATCTGTTCTACTCTTATGGAGCACCTTGTCCTCAACTTATGCAAACCACGGTATAAAAGCTTTAAGAAAAGTAAAATATAATTATATTCACCAATAGATCATTACTGCTACttatatgtgtatatatatagtgtGTATTTGCAAACGTTTGTGTCGATCCTTCTAGTATATATAAATATCTCGCTGGAGGGATCCATTACaaatctagtactccctccgtccggaaataagtaaCGTggtacaaatccacgtcacttgtTTCGAGCGGAGGATTACTTTTTTATACAAGTACGCGAGGTATATTGGGCCTACCACCATGGCCTTTTCTTCTCTCATGGAACCGATAAAGCCTCTCGATCACCTCATGGTTTCGTTGTCCCACGCTCTTCCTCCATGCATTCGAGAATATACtggattttcctttttttaactATGTTTTATTACCTTTCACCAAACTAATTCTTCTCCTTTCCATATTATAAGAGAGAGAACTTTCATTTATGTTTGCAGTCATGGAGAAGAGAGACAAGTTTGATTGTCCTATATATTTTACATCATCTGTAACTTTGTTGATGCTCTATTTTATATCATCTAATACAGTTGCCCTAATTTTACTTTGTGCCCTAAAATCCAAAAACTGGCCAAATGCTTTTGTGAAGCCTCGAGCATTTCTACCGTGCTTCAAAGTACCGGTACCTCttaagagcatctctagcggaTACCGAACTGGCCCGATCCGAACTAGGTATTCGGCTTTGGGCCACAAAAACGGCCCGATCAGCTACCGAAAACCAGCCCGGCCCAACAAAAGAAATTCGGGGACCCGAAACGGCCCGCAACGAGCTCGTATATCTACGGCTCGGAGGGGCTGTTTCGGTACCAAATCCAAAACGCTCCGCCGCCCACCGCAACCGCAatgagccccccccccctcgtcCACCAACCATCGCGGCGGCCGAACAGCTGCCCCGCGCGGTCGGGGAAACCCTAGGACCCCACCGTGGTGGGGAaacggcgccgccgtcgccaacGACGCCCTTAGCCGCGATGAGCTCCGCCGCCTAGGTGCACGCCGTCGGGGCTTGCTGAGGTATTACCATAGCTACCACCTCAACGAGGAAGCCCGCATCCGCTGGGATGCATTccttgaggaggaagacgagagggtggcggcgctcgcgcctTCCGCGCcgcaggaggaggccgagtcCTCTCGCTCGCCCTAACACCCTCACCCCTGACGGCGACGATGACGAGATCGACTGGGATAGCCTCGTCGAGGACTCCGACGGCTCCGACGACTCCACCACGCGCTTAGTTAAGCAGCAGTCGAGGGTAAAGCCTCAACGACGACGAAGCGCACCGGATTGCGAAGGCGAGCAGGCTGACATCCAATTGGCCATCGAGCTCTCGAAGATTCCGATGGTCAACgtctccgacgacgacgattaGGCGGAGGTAGATTCCGGCGCGACACGAATGTGTAGGTCTTTTGTGTAGGATTTTGACTGGAAAACATTGTCATGTGAAAATCGTATGCAATATGATGTGTTCGTCTAGAATGTGTTGTTTAAACGTGTTTTGTTGTTTGCTCTAATTCGCGCCATGTTTGAATTCGAGTTCGGTTTGCATTTTCGGTATCTGATATGCGCTGACCTGAGCGAAACTGAATTTTCATGATTCGGTAAACTAAATCACGGAAGTTCAAATTGCGCTAGATCGGtatctgctagagatgctccAAGGATCCACCGTTGCAGGGGTTGGATAGGtatttactccctccttttcacaaagaatgtcGCCCACGTTTTACGAGGTCGAATTTCGACCAACGATTAGACCAATGGAATGTAggttatatgttacaaattttacatCGTTGGAAACATTTTTGAAATACAAATCCAATGATGTAACTGTTGTAGCACATAAccctcaaatcattagtctacttgttggtcaaagtaaatCCTTAAAATGCGTGTGCAGTTTCTTTTGAAACGGAGGGGGTACAAACTAATAAACCTGCGTCCGATGCCCCACCCCACGTCTGGCTTCTTTGCTCGACGGTTCGCATGCAAGAGGCAGTTAATGCAAGGCTGAATTGAACTGGAACGGGACGGAATTAGCACCGAGCAAGTCCTTACCTCCAAAATATATGGACTTGCGTCAGTTAATTGctgcctccttcctcgatctaCTGTGCACACCAGCAGGTCATCGGGCAGGTGATGACACGGGCGCTGCTCAAGCAGATCCGCGGGGGTAAGGCATTGGCGGTGCTacctcctccccgccggccggcctttACCGGCGGCACGACCTTCCCCCAGGCTTCTCAGGTTGCGAGGAA includes:
- the LOC100844290 gene encoding uncharacterized protein LOC100844290 isoform X1, which produces MDGASAELRTKDSWGQVEMELAHSSSFKFFKMSTKITITYKRKHGLSHALTVDSVIPDPPPASSSVVTSSEAPKHRADADDSMLNEDDSATSIKNQDACKSVQQSVKENTPKAFVHGSEKEQARFLLSESLPWIQQPEISCATSLQIREACQNKLQCTNDADDPILASSSLCDLRQDGGTSSQAEDSTNPAGVNFHQGLKDTARPSQCKSRFSPLLTFHRRVKRKINLDEPAEEIYSKDIGKQCLTLTCSPASSSFNAAALHKETCGNSLDTGETVTAAETSTGLTVPAEQKSSHVLKSTLQHTVLPQCAENVNQCLIPERDGTQVSEFTSVRDISETDVRMEDSSKIPSHVIKAPEVVEVKENRHDDPLESEDSTKHIPIILLDGDTDERGKEQENPEVLDQMVNKSRFTLGKINLNCAELPQERLLNLDDLSVQRLPDQDHFGTERKQVSLPIERLFFTKEKDSIHGKQQHQEGTSTMPTLYSNFFDPTPSLNVGSLKEPSSMPSELKFRIMDKVPEFSLDLSLDSFGDSNVSALRHDKLFRGGNSSGSDLLTERLGTYSYKRRPAPWSEEELDFLWIGVRRYGINNWKAMLRDTRLRFSNSRIAEDLAKQWDKEQKKLLGVDIFQSVRASALGPAPSPHISDDYVGSSSCSGCSKSPFLAAQTKLSLSDLYLRNSHASERGHHHLSSLGRLNLHGVDKGPRNLSLGGFPTASSSYGRSSSRRRKSSKFHKSYYDSRTHRCQEAPERVSRLFPMNQQLINGLPQWLTKDVETGTSRLNPGMWPSMPAPGHSAADPHNDSLRAACMFPDDTKPYFKSWAAAIAGPNSITASDNGASSEETVSDS
- the LOC100844290 gene encoding uncharacterized protein LOC100844290 isoform X2, encoding MSTKITITYKRKHGLSHALTVDSVIPDPPPASSSVVTSSEAPKHRADADDSMLNEDDSATSIKNQDACKSVQQSVKENTPKAFVHGSEKEQARFLLSESLPWIQQPEISCATSLQIREACQNKLQCTNDADDPILASSSLCDLRQDGGTSSQAEDSTNPAGVNFHQGLKDTARPSQCKSRFSPLLTFHRRVKRKINLDEPAEEIYSKDIGKQCLTLTCSPASSSFNAAALHKETCGNSLDTGETVTAAETSTGLTVPAEQKSSHVLKSTLQHTVLPQCAENVNQCLIPERDGTQVSEFTSVRDISETDVRMEDSSKIPSHVIKAPEVVEVKENRHDDPLESEDSTKHIPIILLDGDTDERGKEQENPEVLDQMVNKSRFTLGKINLNCAELPQERLLNLDDLSVQRLPDQDHFGTERKQVSLPIERLFFTKEKDSIHGKQQHQEGTSTMPTLYSNFFDPTPSLNVGSLKEPSSMPSELKFRIMDKVPEFSLDLSLDSFGDSNVSALRHDKLFRGGNSSGSDLLTERLGTYSYKRRPAPWSEEELDFLWIGVRRYGINNWKAMLRDTRLRFSNSRIAEDLAKQWDKEQKKLLGVDIFQSVRASALGPAPSPHISDDYVGSSSCSGCSKSPFLAAQTKLSLSDLYLRNSHASERGHHHLSSLGRLNLHGVDKGPRNLSLGGFPTASSSYGRSSSRRRKSSKFHKSYYDSRTHRCQEAPERVSRLFPMNQQLINGLPQWLTKDVETGTSRLNPGMWPSMPAPGHSAADPHNDSLRAACMFPDDTKPYFKSWAAAIAGPNSITASDNGASSEETVSDS